One segment of Setaria viridis chromosome 4, Setaria_viridis_v4.0, whole genome shotgun sequence DNA contains the following:
- the LOC117853590 gene encoding uncharacterized mitochondrial protein AtMg00810-like yields the protein MGFEQSPHEVAVYRRGNGGNALLVGIYVDDLVIKGIKEEKMEAFKEEMTAYAKRVIELGGLTDCNPALTPTKDRLKLSRDSTAEEVDATQYWRLVGSLRYLTHTRSNLAFIVGNISRFMQQPTTEHLQAIKRILRYIAETLDYGLHYSRLSGSLGCSTISLARILKQWSLGWTASPLWLWRRIPSSTSEASISE from the exons atgggcttcgagcaaagcccgCACGAGGTGGCCGTCTACCGGCGGGGCAATGGAGGCAATGCTCTGCTGGTGGGCATCTACGTCGATGATCTGGTGATCAAGGGCATcaaggaggagaagatggaagcGTTCAAGGAGGAGATG ACCGCCTACGCCAAGCGTGTCATTGAGCTGGGTGGGCTCACCGACTGCAACCCAGCTCTTACTCCAACGAAGGACAGGCTGAAGTTGAGTCGTGACAGCACGGCTGAGGAGGTGGATGCTACACAGTACTGGCGGcttgtggggagccttcgctacCTCACCCACACACGGTCGAACTTGGCGTTCATAGTCGGCAACAtcagtcggttcatgcagcAACCAACGACAGAGCACCTGCAGGCCATCAAGAGGATCCTCCGCTACATTGCGGAGACTCTCGACTATGGCCTCCACTACTCGAG GCTCTCTGGCTCGCTCGGCTGCTCGACGATCTCCTTGGCAAGGATACTGAAGCAGTGGAGCTTagggtggacagcaagtccgctCTGGCTCTGGCGGAGAATCCCGTCTTCCACGAGCGAAGCAAGCATATCAGAGTGA